The Balearica regulorum gibbericeps isolate bBalReg1 chromosome 12, bBalReg1.pri, whole genome shotgun sequence genome includes a region encoding these proteins:
- the MAN2A2 gene encoding alpha-mannosidase 2x isoform X5 produces the protein MKLKKQVTVCGAAIFCVAVFSLYLMLDRVQHDPTRHQSGGNFPRSQISVLQNRIEQLEQLLEENHEIISHIKDSVLELTAHTEGQPALPHHTPNGSWVLPPESRPSFLSVSPQDCQFALGGRGQSPDLQMLAVYSLLPFDNQDGGVWKQGFDITYEPNEWDTEPLQVFVVPHSHNDPGWIKTFDKYYYDQTQHILNSMVLKMQEDPRRRFIWSEISFFSKWWDNISAQKRAAVRRLVGNGQLEMVTGGWVMPDEANSHYFAMIDQLIEGHQWLEKNIGVTPRSGWAVDPFGYSSTMPYLLKRSNLTGMLIQRVHYAIKKHFAATQNLEFMWRQTWDPEASTDIFCHMMPFYSYDVPHTCGPDPKICCQFDFKRLPGGRINCPWKVPPRAITDANVAERAQLLLDQYRKKSKLYRSKVLLVPLGDDFRYDKPQEWDAQFLNYQRIFDFLNSQPNLHVQAQFGTLSDYFDALYKKVGIVPGMKPPGFPVLSGDFFSYADREDHYWTGYYTSRPFYKSLDRVLEAHLRGAEILYSLALAHARRAGADGRYPLTDYALLSNARRNLGLFQHHDAITGTAKEAVAVDYGARLLHSLTNLKRVIINAAHYLVLGDKDTYHHDPAAPFLSTDDTRPNQDSLPERTVVKLDALPRFLVVFNPLEQERLSVVPVLVDSPHVRVLSEEGQPLPSQISAHWGAATSMVPDVYQVSVLARLPALGLRVLQLHKSFDGHATLKSSVRLYLHGRDLPVHKQEAVPVRVFPATSDDFCLENQHLQACFSGRSGLLQSIRRAGEEREHRVSSEFLVYGTRTSKDKSGAYLFLPDGEAKPYAPKDLPVVRVTEGPLFSEVASYYQHVQTVVRLYNVPGVEGLSLDVSCLVDIRDHINKELSLRFSTDIESDDTFFTDLNGFQIQPRRYQQKLPLQANFYPMPTMAYIQDTQSRLTLHTAQALGVSSLSSGQLEVILDRRLMQDDNRGLGQGLKDNKRTCNRFRLLLERRTTANKVQDGRPISFPSLLSHITSMHLNAEALVMPVAQEQPAPPALRSFMPLSTTLPCDFHILNLRMLQAEDDSLPSAEAALILHRKGFDCSLEAKNLGFNCTTSQGKLALGSLFRGLELGSLQPTSLTLMYPLAAASNSTNIRLDPMEIATFRIHLV, from the exons CGACCCCACGCGCCACCAGAGTGGGGGCAACTTCCCCAGG AGTCAGATCTCGGTGCTGCAGAACCGCAttgagcagctggagcagctgctggaggagaaccACGAGATCATCAGCCACATCAAGGACTCGGTGCTGGAGCTGACGGCCCACACAGAGGGGCAGCCGGCGCTGCCCCACCACACTCCCAATGGCTCCTGGGTGCTGCCCCCTGAGAGTCGCCCGAGCTTCCTCTCCGTCTCCCCACAGGACTGCCAGTTCGCCCTGGGGGGAAGGGGCCAGAGCCCAGACCTGCAG ATGCTGGCAGTGTATTCCCTGCTGCCCTTTGACAACCAGGATGGAGGCGTGTGGAAGCAGGGCTTCGATATCACCTATGAGCCTAATGAGTGGGACACTGAGCCCCTGCAGGTGTTTGTGGTGCCACACTCCCACAATGACCCGG GCTGGATCAAGACCTTCGACAAGTACTACTACGACCAGACGCAGCACATCCTCAACAGCATGGTGCTGAAGATGCAGGAGGACCCGCGCCGGCGCTTCATCTGGTCCGAGATCTCCTTCTTTTCCAAGTGGTGGGACAACATTAGTGCCCAGAAGCGGGCTGCGGTGCGGAG GCTGGTTGGCAACGGGCAGCTGGAGATGGTGACGGGCGGCTGGGTGATGCCTGATGAGGCCAATTCCCACTACTTTGCCATGATTGACCAGCTGATCGAGGGGCACCAGTGGCTGGAGAAGAACATCG GCGTGACGCCCCGGTCGGGCTGGGCCGTTGACCCCTTTGGGTACAGCTCCACCATGCCCTACCTGCTGAAGCGTTCCAACCTGACGGGCATGCTCATCCAGCGTGTGCACTACGCCATCAAGAAACACTTTGCTGCCACCCAGAACCTGGAGTTCATGTGGAGACAGACGTGGG ATCCGGAAGCCAGCACCGACATCTTCTGCCACATGATGCCCTTCTACAGCTACGATGTGCCCCACACCTGTGGGCCAGACCCCAAGATCTGCTGCCAGTTTGACTTCAAGCGCCTGCCGGGTGGCCGGATCAACTGCCCGTGGAAGGTGCCTCCCCGAGCCATCACCGATGCCAACGTGGCAGAGCG agcccagctgctgctggaccaGTATCGCAAGAAGTCCAAGCTGTACCGCAGCAAGGTGTTGCTGGTGCCCCTGGGAGATGATTTCCGCTACGACAAGCCGCAGGAGTGGGATGCCCAGTTTCTCAACTACCAGCGCATCTTCGATTTCCTCAACTCCCAACCCAACCTCCATGTCCAG GCACAGTTTGGGACGCTCTCCGACTACTTTGACGCCCTGTACAAGAAGGTGGGCATTGTGCCGGGGATGAAGCCGCCTGGGTTCCCAGTGCTGAGCGGGGATTTCTTCTCCTATGCGGACCGGGAGGATCACTACTGGACAGGCTACTACACCTCCCGGCCTTTCTACAAGAGCCTGGACCGGGTGCTGGAGGCCCACCTCCG GGGAGCGGAGATCCTGTACAGCCTGGCGCTCGCCCACGCCCGCCGCGCTGGTGCCGATGGCAGGTACCCGCTCACTGACTACGCCCTGCTAAGCAACGCCCGCCGCAACCTGGGCCTCTTCCAGCACCACGACGCAATCACCGGCACCGCCAAGGAGGCCGTGGCAGTTGACTATGGAGCCCG GCTGCTCCACTCCCTCACGAACCTCAAGCGTGTCATCATCAATGCTGCACATTACCTTGTGCTGGGGGACAAGGACACCTACCACCACGACCCCGCTGCACCCTTCCTCAGCACG GACGACACGCGCCCCAACCAGGACTCCCTCCCGGAGAGAACAGTGGTCAAACTGGACGCCTTGCCTCG GTTCCTGGTGGTGTTCAACCCGCTGGAGCAGGAGCGCCTGAGCGTCGTGCCAGTGCTGGTGGACTCCCCGCATGTTCGTGTGCTCTCCGAGgaggggcagcccctgccttcCCAGATCAGTGCGCACTGGGGCGCTGCCACCAGCATGGTGCCCGATGTCTACCAG GTGTCTGTCCTGGCCCGCCTGCCTGCGCTGGGGCTGCgtgtgctgcagctgcacaagTCCTTCGACGGCCACGCCACGCTGAAGTCTTCCGTGCGCTTGTACCTGCACGGACGGGACTTGCCCGTGCACAAGCAGGAGGCCGTACCCGTGCGTGTCTTCCCGGCTACCTCCGATGACTTCTGCCTGGAGAACCAGCACCTGCAGGCCTGCTTCTCAGGACGCTCAGGCCTGCTGCAG AGCATCCGCCGAGCTGGGGAGGAGCGGGAGCACAGAGTGAGCAGCGAGTTCCTTGTCTACGGCACCAGGACCTCCAAGGATAAAAGCGGAGCCTATCTCTTTCTGCCTGACGGCGAGGCCAAG CCCTACGCCCCCAAGGACCTCCCAGTAGTGCGAGTGACAGAGGGACCCCTCTTCTCAGAGGTGGCTAGCTACTACCAGCATGTCCAGACCGTGGTGCGGCTTTACAACGTGCCAG GGGTGGAGGGCCTGTCCCTGGATGTGTCTTGCCTGGTGGACATCCGTGATCACATCAACAAGGAGCTGTCCCTGCGCTTCAGCACTGACATCGAGAGCGACGACACCTTCTTCACAGACCTCAATGGCTTCCAG ATCCAGCCCCGCAGGTACCAACAGAAGCTGCCACTGCAGGCCAACTTCTACCCCATGCCCACCATGGCCTACATCCAGGACACGCAGAGCCGCCTGACGCTGCACACAGCCCAGGCCCTGGGGGTCTCCAGCCTCAGCAGCG GCCAGCTGGAGGTGATCCTGGACCGGCGCCTCATGCAGGATGACAACCGGGGCCTGGGCCAAGGGCTGAAGGACAACAAGCGGACCTGCAACCGGTTCCGCCTCCTCCTGGAGCGCCGCACCACTGCCAACAAG GTGCAGGATGGCCGCCCGATcagcttcccctccctgctgagCCACATCACCTCCATGCACCTGAACGCCGAGGCCCTGGTCATGCCCGTGGCccaggagcagccagccccaccAGCTCTGCGCTCCTTCATGCCCCTTTCCACCACCCTCCCCTGTGACTTTCACATCCTTAACCTGCggatgctgcaggcagag GACGACTCACTACCCTCGGCCGAGGCAGCCCTGATCCTGCACCGCAAAGGCTTTGACTGCAGCCTGGAGGCCAAGAACCTGGGGTTTAACTGCACCACCAGCCAGGGCAAG ctggccctgggcagcctgttccgggggctggagctgggctccctgcagcccacctCACTGACTTTGATGTACCCACTGGCCGCAGCCTCCAACAGCACCAACATCCGCCTGGACCCCATGGAAATTGCCACTTTCCGCATCCACCTGGTGTAG
- the MAN2A2 gene encoding alpha-mannosidase 2x isoform X1, translating into MKLKKQVTVCGAAIFCVAVFSLYLMLDRVQHDPTRHQSGGNFPRSQISVLQNRIEQLEQLLEENHEIISHIKDSVLELTAHTEGQPALPHHTPNGSWVLPPESRPSFLSVSPQDCQFALGGRGQSPDLQMLAVYSLLPFDNQDGGVWKQGFDITYEPNEWDTEPLQVFVVPHSHNDPGWIKTFDKYYYDQTQHILNSMVLKMQEDPRRRFIWSEISFFSKWWDNISAQKRAAVRRLVGNGQLEMVTGGWVMPDEANSHYFAMIDQLIEGHQWLEKNIGVTPRSGWAVDPFGYSSTMPYLLKRSNLTGMLIQRVHYAIKKHFAATQNLEFMWRQTWDPEASTDIFCHMMPFYSYDVPHTCGPDPKICCQFDFKRLPGGRINCPWKVPPRAITDANVAERAQLLLDQYRKKSKLYRSKVLLVPLGDDFRYDKPQEWDAQFLNYQRIFDFLNSQPNLHVQAQFGTLSDYFDALYKKVGIVPGMKPPGFPVLSGDFFSYADREDHYWTGYYTSRPFYKSLDRVLEAHLRGAEILYSLALAHARRAGADGRYPLTDYALLSNARRNLGLFQHHDAITGTAKEAVAVDYGARLLHSLTNLKRVIINAAHYLVLGDKDTYHHDPAAPFLSTDDTRPNQDSLPERTVVKLDALPRFLVVFNPLEQERLSVVPVLVDSPHVRVLSEEGQPLPSQISAHWGAATSMVPDVYQVSVLARLPALGLRVLQLHKSFDGHATLKSSVRLYLHGRDLPVHKQEAVPVRVFPATSDDFCLENQHLQACFSGRSGLLQSIRRAGEEREHRVSSEFLVYGTRTSKDKSGAYLFLPDGEAKPYAPKDLPVVRVTEGPLFSEVASYYQHVQTVVRLYNVPGVEGLSLDVSCLVDIRDHINKELSLRFSTDIESDDTFFTDLNGFQIQPRRYQQKLPLQANFYPMPTMAYIQDTQSRLTLHTAQALGVSSLSSGQLEVILDRRLMQDDNRGLGQGLKDNKRTCNRFRLLLERRTTANKVQDGRPISFPSLLSHITSMHLNAEALVMPVAQEQPAPPALRSFMPLSTTLPCDFHILNLRMLQAEVSCAPRVRQQDSGGVWHPLSPALPLTPPAPQQDDSLPSAEAALILHRKGFDCSLEAKNLGFNCTTSQGKLALGSLFRGLELGSLQPTSLTLMYPLAAASNSTNIRLDPMEIATFRIHLV; encoded by the exons CGACCCCACGCGCCACCAGAGTGGGGGCAACTTCCCCAGG AGTCAGATCTCGGTGCTGCAGAACCGCAttgagcagctggagcagctgctggaggagaaccACGAGATCATCAGCCACATCAAGGACTCGGTGCTGGAGCTGACGGCCCACACAGAGGGGCAGCCGGCGCTGCCCCACCACACTCCCAATGGCTCCTGGGTGCTGCCCCCTGAGAGTCGCCCGAGCTTCCTCTCCGTCTCCCCACAGGACTGCCAGTTCGCCCTGGGGGGAAGGGGCCAGAGCCCAGACCTGCAG ATGCTGGCAGTGTATTCCCTGCTGCCCTTTGACAACCAGGATGGAGGCGTGTGGAAGCAGGGCTTCGATATCACCTATGAGCCTAATGAGTGGGACACTGAGCCCCTGCAGGTGTTTGTGGTGCCACACTCCCACAATGACCCGG GCTGGATCAAGACCTTCGACAAGTACTACTACGACCAGACGCAGCACATCCTCAACAGCATGGTGCTGAAGATGCAGGAGGACCCGCGCCGGCGCTTCATCTGGTCCGAGATCTCCTTCTTTTCCAAGTGGTGGGACAACATTAGTGCCCAGAAGCGGGCTGCGGTGCGGAG GCTGGTTGGCAACGGGCAGCTGGAGATGGTGACGGGCGGCTGGGTGATGCCTGATGAGGCCAATTCCCACTACTTTGCCATGATTGACCAGCTGATCGAGGGGCACCAGTGGCTGGAGAAGAACATCG GCGTGACGCCCCGGTCGGGCTGGGCCGTTGACCCCTTTGGGTACAGCTCCACCATGCCCTACCTGCTGAAGCGTTCCAACCTGACGGGCATGCTCATCCAGCGTGTGCACTACGCCATCAAGAAACACTTTGCTGCCACCCAGAACCTGGAGTTCATGTGGAGACAGACGTGGG ATCCGGAAGCCAGCACCGACATCTTCTGCCACATGATGCCCTTCTACAGCTACGATGTGCCCCACACCTGTGGGCCAGACCCCAAGATCTGCTGCCAGTTTGACTTCAAGCGCCTGCCGGGTGGCCGGATCAACTGCCCGTGGAAGGTGCCTCCCCGAGCCATCACCGATGCCAACGTGGCAGAGCG agcccagctgctgctggaccaGTATCGCAAGAAGTCCAAGCTGTACCGCAGCAAGGTGTTGCTGGTGCCCCTGGGAGATGATTTCCGCTACGACAAGCCGCAGGAGTGGGATGCCCAGTTTCTCAACTACCAGCGCATCTTCGATTTCCTCAACTCCCAACCCAACCTCCATGTCCAG GCACAGTTTGGGACGCTCTCCGACTACTTTGACGCCCTGTACAAGAAGGTGGGCATTGTGCCGGGGATGAAGCCGCCTGGGTTCCCAGTGCTGAGCGGGGATTTCTTCTCCTATGCGGACCGGGAGGATCACTACTGGACAGGCTACTACACCTCCCGGCCTTTCTACAAGAGCCTGGACCGGGTGCTGGAGGCCCACCTCCG GGGAGCGGAGATCCTGTACAGCCTGGCGCTCGCCCACGCCCGCCGCGCTGGTGCCGATGGCAGGTACCCGCTCACTGACTACGCCCTGCTAAGCAACGCCCGCCGCAACCTGGGCCTCTTCCAGCACCACGACGCAATCACCGGCACCGCCAAGGAGGCCGTGGCAGTTGACTATGGAGCCCG GCTGCTCCACTCCCTCACGAACCTCAAGCGTGTCATCATCAATGCTGCACATTACCTTGTGCTGGGGGACAAGGACACCTACCACCACGACCCCGCTGCACCCTTCCTCAGCACG GACGACACGCGCCCCAACCAGGACTCCCTCCCGGAGAGAACAGTGGTCAAACTGGACGCCTTGCCTCG GTTCCTGGTGGTGTTCAACCCGCTGGAGCAGGAGCGCCTGAGCGTCGTGCCAGTGCTGGTGGACTCCCCGCATGTTCGTGTGCTCTCCGAGgaggggcagcccctgccttcCCAGATCAGTGCGCACTGGGGCGCTGCCACCAGCATGGTGCCCGATGTCTACCAG GTGTCTGTCCTGGCCCGCCTGCCTGCGCTGGGGCTGCgtgtgctgcagctgcacaagTCCTTCGACGGCCACGCCACGCTGAAGTCTTCCGTGCGCTTGTACCTGCACGGACGGGACTTGCCCGTGCACAAGCAGGAGGCCGTACCCGTGCGTGTCTTCCCGGCTACCTCCGATGACTTCTGCCTGGAGAACCAGCACCTGCAGGCCTGCTTCTCAGGACGCTCAGGCCTGCTGCAG AGCATCCGCCGAGCTGGGGAGGAGCGGGAGCACAGAGTGAGCAGCGAGTTCCTTGTCTACGGCACCAGGACCTCCAAGGATAAAAGCGGAGCCTATCTCTTTCTGCCTGACGGCGAGGCCAAG CCCTACGCCCCCAAGGACCTCCCAGTAGTGCGAGTGACAGAGGGACCCCTCTTCTCAGAGGTGGCTAGCTACTACCAGCATGTCCAGACCGTGGTGCGGCTTTACAACGTGCCAG GGGTGGAGGGCCTGTCCCTGGATGTGTCTTGCCTGGTGGACATCCGTGATCACATCAACAAGGAGCTGTCCCTGCGCTTCAGCACTGACATCGAGAGCGACGACACCTTCTTCACAGACCTCAATGGCTTCCAG ATCCAGCCCCGCAGGTACCAACAGAAGCTGCCACTGCAGGCCAACTTCTACCCCATGCCCACCATGGCCTACATCCAGGACACGCAGAGCCGCCTGACGCTGCACACAGCCCAGGCCCTGGGGGTCTCCAGCCTCAGCAGCG GCCAGCTGGAGGTGATCCTGGACCGGCGCCTCATGCAGGATGACAACCGGGGCCTGGGCCAAGGGCTGAAGGACAACAAGCGGACCTGCAACCGGTTCCGCCTCCTCCTGGAGCGCCGCACCACTGCCAACAAG GTGCAGGATGGCCGCCCGATcagcttcccctccctgctgagCCACATCACCTCCATGCACCTGAACGCCGAGGCCCTGGTCATGCCCGTGGCccaggagcagccagccccaccAGCTCTGCGCTCCTTCATGCCCCTTTCCACCACCCTCCCCTGTGACTTTCACATCCTTAACCTGCggatgctgcaggcagaggtgagCTGTGCCCCACGAGTGAGGCAGCAGGACTCTGGGGGGGTCTGGCACCCGCTGTCCCCAGCATTGCCCCTCACACCCCCCGCTCCCCAGCAGGACGACTCACTACCCTCGGCCGAGGCAGCCCTGATCCTGCACCGCAAAGGCTTTGACTGCAGCCTGGAGGCCAAGAACCTGGGGTTTAACTGCACCACCAGCCAGGGCAAG ctggccctgggcagcctgttccgggggctggagctgggctccctgcagcccacctCACTGACTTTGATGTACCCACTGGCCGCAGCCTCCAACAGCACCAACATCCGCCTGGACCCCATGGAAATTGCCACTTTCCGCATCCACCTGGTGTAG
- the MAN2A2 gene encoding alpha-mannosidase 2x isoform X4 — translation MKLKKQVTVCGAAIFCVAVFSLYLMLDRVQHDPTRHQSGGNFPRSQISVLQNRIEQLEQLLEENHEIISHIKDSVLELTAHTEGQPALPHHTPNGSWVLPPESRPSFLSVSPQDCQFALGGRGQSPDLQMLAVYSLLPFDNQDGGVWKQGFDITYEPNEWDTEPLQVFVVPHSHNDPGWIKTFDKYYYDQTQHILNSMVLKMQEDPRRRFIWSEISFFSKWWDNISAQKRAAVRRLVGNGQLEMVTGGWVMPDEANSHYFAMIDQLIEGHQWLEKNIGVTPRSGWAVDPFGYSSTMPYLLKRSNLTGMLIQRVHYAIKKHFAATQNLEFMWRQTWDPEASTDIFCHMMPFYSYDVPHTCGPDPKICCQFDFKRLPGGRINCPWKVPPRAITDANVAERAQLLLDQYRKKSKLYRSKVLLVPLGDDFRYDKPQEWDAQFLNYQRIFDFLNSQPNLHVQAQFGTLSDYFDALYKKVGIVPGMKPPGFPVLSGDFFSYADREDHYWTGYYTSRPFYKSLDRVLEAHLRGAEILYSLALAHARRAGADGRYPLTDYALLSNARRNLGLFQHHDAITGTAKEAVAVDYGARLLHSLTNLKRVIINAAHYLVLGDKDTYHHDPAAPFLSTDDTRPNQDSLPERTVVKLDALPRFLVVFNPLEQERLSVVPVLVDSPHVRVLSEEGQPLPSQISAHWGAATSMVPDVYQVSVLARLPALGLRVLQLHKSFDGHATLKSSVRLYLHGRDLPVHKQEAVPVRVFPATSDDFCLENQHLQACFSGRSGLLQSIRRAGEEREHRVSSEFLVYGTRTSKDKSGAYLFLPDGEAKPYAPKDLPVVRVTEGPLFSEVASYYQHVQTVVRLYNVPGVEGLSLDVSCLVDIRDHINKELSLRFSTDIESDDTFFTDLNGFQIQPRRYQQKLPLQANFYPMPTMAYIQDTQSRLTLHTAQALGVSSLSSGQLEVILDRRLMQDDNRGLGQGLKDNKRTCNRFRLLLERRTTANKVQDGRPISFPSLLSHITSMHLNAEALVMPVAQEQPAPPALRSFMPLSTTLPCDFHILNLRMLQAEQDDSLPSAEAALILHRKGFDCSLEAKNLGFNCTTSQGKLALGSLFRGLELGSLQPTSLTLMYPLAAASNSTNIRLDPMEIATFRIHLV, via the exons CGACCCCACGCGCCACCAGAGTGGGGGCAACTTCCCCAGG AGTCAGATCTCGGTGCTGCAGAACCGCAttgagcagctggagcagctgctggaggagaaccACGAGATCATCAGCCACATCAAGGACTCGGTGCTGGAGCTGACGGCCCACACAGAGGGGCAGCCGGCGCTGCCCCACCACACTCCCAATGGCTCCTGGGTGCTGCCCCCTGAGAGTCGCCCGAGCTTCCTCTCCGTCTCCCCACAGGACTGCCAGTTCGCCCTGGGGGGAAGGGGCCAGAGCCCAGACCTGCAG ATGCTGGCAGTGTATTCCCTGCTGCCCTTTGACAACCAGGATGGAGGCGTGTGGAAGCAGGGCTTCGATATCACCTATGAGCCTAATGAGTGGGACACTGAGCCCCTGCAGGTGTTTGTGGTGCCACACTCCCACAATGACCCGG GCTGGATCAAGACCTTCGACAAGTACTACTACGACCAGACGCAGCACATCCTCAACAGCATGGTGCTGAAGATGCAGGAGGACCCGCGCCGGCGCTTCATCTGGTCCGAGATCTCCTTCTTTTCCAAGTGGTGGGACAACATTAGTGCCCAGAAGCGGGCTGCGGTGCGGAG GCTGGTTGGCAACGGGCAGCTGGAGATGGTGACGGGCGGCTGGGTGATGCCTGATGAGGCCAATTCCCACTACTTTGCCATGATTGACCAGCTGATCGAGGGGCACCAGTGGCTGGAGAAGAACATCG GCGTGACGCCCCGGTCGGGCTGGGCCGTTGACCCCTTTGGGTACAGCTCCACCATGCCCTACCTGCTGAAGCGTTCCAACCTGACGGGCATGCTCATCCAGCGTGTGCACTACGCCATCAAGAAACACTTTGCTGCCACCCAGAACCTGGAGTTCATGTGGAGACAGACGTGGG ATCCGGAAGCCAGCACCGACATCTTCTGCCACATGATGCCCTTCTACAGCTACGATGTGCCCCACACCTGTGGGCCAGACCCCAAGATCTGCTGCCAGTTTGACTTCAAGCGCCTGCCGGGTGGCCGGATCAACTGCCCGTGGAAGGTGCCTCCCCGAGCCATCACCGATGCCAACGTGGCAGAGCG agcccagctgctgctggaccaGTATCGCAAGAAGTCCAAGCTGTACCGCAGCAAGGTGTTGCTGGTGCCCCTGGGAGATGATTTCCGCTACGACAAGCCGCAGGAGTGGGATGCCCAGTTTCTCAACTACCAGCGCATCTTCGATTTCCTCAACTCCCAACCCAACCTCCATGTCCAG GCACAGTTTGGGACGCTCTCCGACTACTTTGACGCCCTGTACAAGAAGGTGGGCATTGTGCCGGGGATGAAGCCGCCTGGGTTCCCAGTGCTGAGCGGGGATTTCTTCTCCTATGCGGACCGGGAGGATCACTACTGGACAGGCTACTACACCTCCCGGCCTTTCTACAAGAGCCTGGACCGGGTGCTGGAGGCCCACCTCCG GGGAGCGGAGATCCTGTACAGCCTGGCGCTCGCCCACGCCCGCCGCGCTGGTGCCGATGGCAGGTACCCGCTCACTGACTACGCCCTGCTAAGCAACGCCCGCCGCAACCTGGGCCTCTTCCAGCACCACGACGCAATCACCGGCACCGCCAAGGAGGCCGTGGCAGTTGACTATGGAGCCCG GCTGCTCCACTCCCTCACGAACCTCAAGCGTGTCATCATCAATGCTGCACATTACCTTGTGCTGGGGGACAAGGACACCTACCACCACGACCCCGCTGCACCCTTCCTCAGCACG GACGACACGCGCCCCAACCAGGACTCCCTCCCGGAGAGAACAGTGGTCAAACTGGACGCCTTGCCTCG GTTCCTGGTGGTGTTCAACCCGCTGGAGCAGGAGCGCCTGAGCGTCGTGCCAGTGCTGGTGGACTCCCCGCATGTTCGTGTGCTCTCCGAGgaggggcagcccctgccttcCCAGATCAGTGCGCACTGGGGCGCTGCCACCAGCATGGTGCCCGATGTCTACCAG GTGTCTGTCCTGGCCCGCCTGCCTGCGCTGGGGCTGCgtgtgctgcagctgcacaagTCCTTCGACGGCCACGCCACGCTGAAGTCTTCCGTGCGCTTGTACCTGCACGGACGGGACTTGCCCGTGCACAAGCAGGAGGCCGTACCCGTGCGTGTCTTCCCGGCTACCTCCGATGACTTCTGCCTGGAGAACCAGCACCTGCAGGCCTGCTTCTCAGGACGCTCAGGCCTGCTGCAG AGCATCCGCCGAGCTGGGGAGGAGCGGGAGCACAGAGTGAGCAGCGAGTTCCTTGTCTACGGCACCAGGACCTCCAAGGATAAAAGCGGAGCCTATCTCTTTCTGCCTGACGGCGAGGCCAAG CCCTACGCCCCCAAGGACCTCCCAGTAGTGCGAGTGACAGAGGGACCCCTCTTCTCAGAGGTGGCTAGCTACTACCAGCATGTCCAGACCGTGGTGCGGCTTTACAACGTGCCAG GGGTGGAGGGCCTGTCCCTGGATGTGTCTTGCCTGGTGGACATCCGTGATCACATCAACAAGGAGCTGTCCCTGCGCTTCAGCACTGACATCGAGAGCGACGACACCTTCTTCACAGACCTCAATGGCTTCCAG ATCCAGCCCCGCAGGTACCAACAGAAGCTGCCACTGCAGGCCAACTTCTACCCCATGCCCACCATGGCCTACATCCAGGACACGCAGAGCCGCCTGACGCTGCACACAGCCCAGGCCCTGGGGGTCTCCAGCCTCAGCAGCG GCCAGCTGGAGGTGATCCTGGACCGGCGCCTCATGCAGGATGACAACCGGGGCCTGGGCCAAGGGCTGAAGGACAACAAGCGGACCTGCAACCGGTTCCGCCTCCTCCTGGAGCGCCGCACCACTGCCAACAAG GTGCAGGATGGCCGCCCGATcagcttcccctccctgctgagCCACATCACCTCCATGCACCTGAACGCCGAGGCCCTGGTCATGCCCGTGGCccaggagcagccagccccaccAGCTCTGCGCTCCTTCATGCCCCTTTCCACCACCCTCCCCTGTGACTTTCACATCCTTAACCTGCggatgctgcaggcagag CAGGACGACTCACTACCCTCGGCCGAGGCAGCCCTGATCCTGCACCGCAAAGGCTTTGACTGCAGCCTGGAGGCCAAGAACCTGGGGTTTAACTGCACCACCAGCCAGGGCAAG ctggccctgggcagcctgttccgggggctggagctgggctccctgcagcccacctCACTGACTTTGATGTACCCACTGGCCGCAGCCTCCAACAGCACCAACATCCGCCTGGACCCCATGGAAATTGCCACTTTCCGCATCCACCTGGTGTAG